Below is a window of Acanthochromis polyacanthus isolate Apoly-LR-REF ecotype Palm Island chromosome 15, KAUST_Apoly_ChrSc, whole genome shotgun sequence DNA.
GTACTGGGTAATGTGGATTCAGGAAAATCCACTCTGTTGGGTGTTTTGACACAAGGTGAGCTAGACAATGGACGGGGAAGAGCAAGGCTCAACCTCTTCAGACATTTACATGAGATCCAGACTGGACGCACTTCAAGCATAAGCTTTGAGATCCTTGGCTTCAACAGTAAAGGAGAGGTGAGAAAAGAATGAATGCCAAAGAATAAATAATGTATATCCTAGTTATATAAGCTTACAACATTTGTCTTAAGTATCAGTGAGAGTTAAATATGTTATGTTCTTGCAACTTGGGTTAAACTCCTGTACAATTTAATGCCATTGTTCAAATGAAATTTTCATCAAACTGCTGCATCAGCAACTAGTGTGACTAACTGATATCtaactttactttttttccctcctagGTCGTGAATTACAGCGAGTCTCGGACAGCTGAAGAGATTTGTGAGAGTGCCTCTAAAATGATCACATTCATTGATCTGGCGGGTCACCACAAGTACCTGAAGACCACCATCTTTGGCCTCACCAGCTACTGTCCGGATTTTGCAATGCTGGTTGTCAGTGCAAACACTGGCATTGGTgagcatttcttttcatttgactgtgtttttttttttttttttggtgtgtcaATTGAAATGTGCTTGTGTCTCCTCATTCACTCTTCGTCCTTTGTCTAGTCACATGGATATTTAGTTAAGCCAAATTAAGAATGAATCTTTCACAAGCTGGTGGTACAAATCTGCAGGGCTGATCTGACTGAGCCCATGTTTGTGTACACCCCACTCCACACTGTCGTGGACTTAACCAGCTGTGCTTGACACTTTGCAGACATGTGATATCTGAGCTTACGTAACAAACTGCCCTTCCTACCACGCCCCCTTTATCCCTCCTCCTTGTCCCTGCCTGCTACAGCCAGTCCCAAAATATCTCAAATACCACTCATTCATGTCGACCCACTGGAAGTAGTTCTGTGCTTGATCTGAGTGTTAACCGGCAAATGTGTCCGTAAACTTGTGTATTTTAACATTGCTGACTTGGCTAAAGGACAAAACAATTCACAGTCATTCCCTAAATACCTACAGGCAGCCTTTTAAATAGAGTTAAGGCTTTCTGTTTTGTGTGAATAAATACAcgaatgttttttgttttttttctgaataagcCGATTATTTTAGACTGTATTCTCCACTCCTCTGAAAGCTGCTGTGTTTCTTTCAACAAGGAGACACTGTGCAGGATACAGGGCAAACAACAATCAGGCAACAGCTCAAAATACACTCCTGGTACCATAAAAAGGCAAATAGGAAGACCATGCAAATAAGTTGGTCATGTGCTACAAAAGAACACAGTATTTACACGTGATTTGTGTTGCGAAAAGGATTTTCACAGTACAACTTCACCCAAATTGGAACCATTTAAAAGcagttaatattttttatttaaagtacTTTATCCTCAATTCTGCTCTTTACCTGTAAGAGGACAATAATGAGCCTCACTTAGGGTCTCATATTTCAGCTCCTTGTTTTATTTATAGATTCTATAGTGCATGATTTGCTTTCACCAACCCAGACCCTTTATGATAACACTAAGTGAAACTGAGTGCAGGAAGTCTCTTTTCAGGGAGAGACATACTTTGAAACCTGAGCTGCTTAAACTAGTGGAACAGGCCAGACTGTTACTGGGCTGACTGTACTGTGCTTGTGATGATATGTTGTTTGTTTACGCTTGTTGCtataaaagtaaaacacattatAATGTAGTTTGTAGGACTTGGTATTAAAAAAGAATGTTGTCAAAAGTGAGGTTCAAATCCGCATATCTCTGTTTAGCTCAACTCTGTCAGATGATGGGGTGAAGGTGACACTTTGACAGTCACAAGTGAATCTAAGTAAAACcccctctgtgtgtctgtgtgcttttgaaagaaatcacatttgatTATTTAGAAATCTGTAgctatatttcatttttcaagttGCAAGGAGACCTGTATATGAAATCTGAGCCTTTGAGACAACACTTGTTACTTAGCACTCCAGGTCGCTGTCTGCTTATTAGATGAACTATATTGAGCTGTTGTTACTGTACAGCTGGCTGTGTTTAGCTATTTTTAGGGTCCTTTTTAACataatttgggtaatttttcaAAAGGTTGTTGACCCAAACACGCAGAAGAGTTGTGCATTTGTGAGTTATTTTTGacttaactttattttttaatcaaactttttgtttacttttgtctAACCAAAGTAGTAGGATATGtacagacacaagcagaaaactATTAGAATGCTCAAAGGTTTTGTTAGGCATAGTCCCAGTGTGTTTGGAAACTGACGTCAgtagaaaaagatgcaaatctCTGATTACTCTGTCCTTGGCCTGGATGTGACCCTCAGTATACAGTCAgtgttttattcatatttattcattACTATTATGCCACCGCCAAGAGGAAAAATATACCCAGTGCTGTAGAAACacataattaaaatatttttttctacaagGAAATTTAATTCAGTCCTGAAGTTTAGAAATAGAGATTTCCCCTGATAAGAAAGGACAtgtgtatttgctgttttgttattttatatattataaaTTATCTGATTTTGAAATTGAAATCTGAGGAAAAAAACTCCATCTGCAGTActacacatttttaaagcctGCATCTACATCTTCTTTAATTGATATCTGTGCTTGAATTTCTGTATCGCACAGTAGGCattggtgtgtttgtgcgtcTGAAGTGGGGCATGCTGGGGAAAATGAGGTCAAGAATGGGGACCATCTTAGCTACACGACAGACAGAAAGGGACAGGCTGTCTGCAACCCAAGAGCTACAGCTTTAATTATGAAACACAGTAATTGATCTGTGTAATGCATAGCGCTCGTCTTAGGTTGTAACTGTGACACGGCAAAGGGCAAGTAATCAAAGTCTAAGGATGAGGTACTACACTTTCTTCTATGCATCTTTACCTTGAAAGCACCGACAGTAACACATCTAGCaaaacactgcagctcagcGGACAAGAGGTCAGGTTGTTTTGAATCTCTGGCAGTCAAATGTATGTTATGGGACAGTATCCTTAAAATCCTCCGTGACCTTACACAAGTTGAGACCTATACTCAAATGGAGACATAACCTACTGCTGGTATCGTTTTCTCTCACGTGCCAGCTTTGTTTACAAAGAAACATAACCCACCAGACATGCACTCAGGACACGGCTGTCTTTGGAACAAGTCGCTTGGTTTAGACTGGGTATTAATTGTCATTCTGGACGACATACATTATGCATAAGTGACATAGTTACTATATATGGTATATATCACTCTGCTCTGCAATCCTGTCCGTTCTCTCCAGTTACATAACAATGTACACGTCATGGGAATTCTTCCCAGTCTTGTCAGTCTGTATGTCATCTTTGACTTACATTAATTGCCAGCTTCTGGATAACCAATGTTATCTGAGGTCACAGCAGGTCTTAACTGCACAGATTAGAATGCTGTAGTATTTTCCAAAGGACTGCTTGCCATTCCCTGAGAGAGCCACTGTTGTGTTTGTACACAGAATAAATTTCCATACTTCAGAAGTCTCGTTGATTTGATATTTTAAGTTCACTATGTTTCCCTGTGTGCATCGTGACATTTCCATACTTGGTGGTTTGTATGTTTGATTCTATCTGAGGCATCAGTGTGCATTAATATGTTCTTCTTGGTCGTGTTTAAGTAAGAGACTGTATCCCTTCCttcttatttattgtaaaatatCCTTGGATCAGATATAGTCCATCATATTGAACAGATCAAATAAACATGGCCTCAGTTGCGAAAGCTCTTTTAGACAATTTATCTACAATTTATCACTTCTCCCCCTTCTCACTCTTTTCCAGCTGGTACAACACGGGAGCATCTTGGCCTCGCCATGGCACTGAAGGTCCCCATCTTCATTGTTATTAGTAAGGTGGACTTGTGTACACGGGCCACGGTGGAGCGTACAGTGCGGCAGCTGGAGCGAGTCTTGAAGCAGCCGGGCTGCAACAAGGTGCCTATGGTTGTCAGCAGCACAGATGACGCCgtcacagcagcacagcagtTTGCCCAGTCACCCAAGTAAGAAACACATTCATATGCATCAATACTTGAACTTGTCATCTATTTAATGCTCTGTAGTTACATGTCTGCTTCCTCTAGTTGAAGTTAGAAACTAGACTGTAATATCTTTGTGTCCTGATGATGTTCTTGTACTCTTCCTTTCAGCATAACACCCATCTTCACCTTATCCAGTGTGTCTGGAGAGAGCCTTGACCTGCTTAAGGTCTTCTTCAACATCATTCCTCCCCTTAGCAACAGCAAAGAGCAGGAGGAGCTGATGCAACAACTAACTGAGTTCCAGGTAAATCTTGGTATAACTTTATTCTTGTATGCCCATAATCAGCTGGCTGGAATACACACTTCTAGATGCGATGTAAGTACTAGGTGATATCAGATGTGATTCACGGCAGAGTGCATCATTACAGGTGGATGAGATCTACACAGTACCAGAGGTGGGGACAGTAGTGGGAGGTACTCTGTACAGGTCAgtgtgtggatttttttttttccttcaagttgctttttttcatttacttctccATTTAGCATGAGCTACTTCTGATTcgctatttttaaaaacatgcagtggtATTTGCCGTGAGGGGGATCCTCTTGTGGTAGGGCCCACTGACTCGGGCCAGTTCCACAAGTTGACCATTGGCAGCATCCAAAGGAATCGCTCGGCATGTAGGGTACTCAGGGCTGGCCAGGCTGCGACACTTGCACTGGGCAACTTTGACCGCTCGCTACTACGCAAGGTCAGACTCTTGACACTTACTTTCTACAGTGTGTCTGTCGCCgtttttaaaggaaatatttgtttctttatgaTGGTGCCAAAGTTGCTacttgaattcagtttttaagtacatattttttaatattaacacTGTATACTAACTGTATTTTATTATGTGACACGTGTGTAAACCATCCATATCATCTTCTTTGCCATTGACAGGGCATGGTAATGGTGAGTCCAGAGATGGATCCGACCATTTGCTGGATGTTTGAGGCTGAAATTGTGCTGCTTTTCCATGCCAAGACCTTCCACAAGGGCTTCCAGGTCACTGTGCACATTGGCAATGTGAGACAGACTGCAACTGTGGAAGCAGTGTATGGCAAGGTTAGTTAATCTACTAAGCAAACACTCTTCCTGTTGGACAGTTAATCCCAGCATAAATCACATTGTTACCTACTGTATTACAACTGtgtcaacagaaaatgtttctcTTAATTAGTCTAATTTATCAAATACATGTTGGGGTTACAACTGCTTTGGTCAAGGCGAGACTATAAAATTACATAAGTTGACACTTTAATACAGGTTCTAAATCTACCTGACACACCTATTCTCATTAAGTTTTTGGTTATGTTGCTCAATTGTTAGATTTATATGCATCGTCAGTTTGGGCGGATATGTTTGCTTAATGGAGCAAGGCCGGTTTTACTGCGTTGCATATATGACTTGTGCTGAAGTTCAGTAATCCTTTTACCTCTAGTAGTGCTACAGAGCTGTATTTGTGTGAGTGGGTCTTTTGTTTTGCCTTGCTTATCTTACGCAGGCGCATATGCACGCACATGGGTGATATGATATAGTCCTGCTAATAGTGTCACACTAATCCACAGCTGTCAGAGGCGTGCTAAGATATGCAGAAGTGCTGCAGCAAATGcatgactgatttttaaaaactggctTTGCAAGTGTTTTATGAGGGAGAGATTCATTTCATATGTTTGTTACCCCTTAAGGATTGACAGTATTAACAGTGCGTTTTAGCAAGTAACTTTGAATCTAACCATTTGCTTTCAACAAAGCATCACAAGGTTATTTTAATTCATAATAACTCAATACCACTTAAACCACAGTCTTTTGCTGCACTTGATCCAACTGACCAGTTCATAATGTtgtctttgttgtatttttgtgctaCATCATTGTGCCACAGGAGGAGCTGAGAACAGGGGAGAAAGCAGTGGTTCTCTTCAAGTTCATCAAGCACCCAGAATATCTGAAGGTGGGAGCGAAGGTGCTCTTCAGACAGGGGGTGACCAAAGGTATCGGTCATGTC
It encodes the following:
- the gtpbp2a gene encoding GTP-binding protein 2 isoform X2; its protein translation is MKWRLQEGRGEAVYQIGVEDNGMLVGLSEEDMRTSLKTLHRLAEKVGADITVLREREVDYDSDVPRKIAEVLIRKVPDDQQFLDLRVAVLGNVDSGKSTLLGVLTQGELDNGRGRARLNLFRHLHEIQTGRTSSISFEILGFNSKGEVVNYSESRTAEEICESASKMITFIDLAGHHKYLKTTIFGLTSYCPDFAMLVVSANTGIAGTTREHLGLAMALKVPIFIVISKVDLCTRATVERTVRQLERVLKQPGCNKVPMVVSSTDDAVTAAQQFAQSPNITPIFTLSSVSGESLDLLKVFFNIIPPLSNSKEQEELMQQLTEFQVDEIYTVPEVGTVVGGTLYSGICREGDPLVVGPTDSGQFHKLTIGSIQRNRSACRVLRAGQAATLALGNFDRSLLRKGMVMVSPEMDPTICWMFEAEIVLLFHAKTFHKGFQVTVHIGNVRQTATVEAVYGKEELRTGEKAVVLFKFIKHPEYLKVGAKVLFRQGVTKGIGHVTKLQPIGQYRPSQREDEEA
- the gtpbp2a gene encoding GTP-binding protein 2 isoform X1; amino-acid sequence: MEARVSDLFGSGNGHGSGSQGVASKSGNGFGVAPKRSSAKSKKAKARFSRNFKPSNNTPYLPPEAEEGNIEYKLKLVNPTQYRFEHLATQMKWRLQEGRGEAVYQIGVEDNGMLVGLSEEDMRTSLKTLHRLAEKVGADITVLREREVDYDSDVPRKIAEVLIRKVPDDQQFLDLRVAVLGNVDSGKSTLLGVLTQGELDNGRGRARLNLFRHLHEIQTGRTSSISFEILGFNSKGEVVNYSESRTAEEICESASKMITFIDLAGHHKYLKTTIFGLTSYCPDFAMLVVSANTGIAGTTREHLGLAMALKVPIFIVISKVDLCTRATVERTVRQLERVLKQPGCNKVPMVVSSTDDAVTAAQQFAQSPNITPIFTLSSVSGESLDLLKVFFNIIPPLSNSKEQEELMQQLTEFQVDEIYTVPEVGTVVGGTLYSGICREGDPLVVGPTDSGQFHKLTIGSIQRNRSACRVLRAGQAATLALGNFDRSLLRKGMVMVSPEMDPTICWMFEAEIVLLFHAKTFHKGFQVTVHIGNVRQTATVEAVYGKEELRTGEKAVVLFKFIKHPEYLKVGAKVLFRQGVTKGIGHVTKLQPIGQYRPSQREDEEA